CACCGTCGCCGAGGTGATCGCCGGGCACCCGTCCCGGATCACCTTCGAGCTGCCCGAGCGCTGCGGCGCGTACGACGGCCTGGGACTGCCGGCCATGCCGGGGGCCGAGGTGGCCGCGGACGGCCGCCGGATCACCGTCCGGACGCCCACCCTCCAGGCCACCCTCACCGGGCTGCTCGGCTGGGCCGCCCACCACGGGGTCGCCCTGGGCGGGCTGGACGCCCGCAGTGCCTCGCTGGAGGAGGCCTTCCTCGCCATCGCGGCCGACGCCGCCGAGACCACCCCCGCCCCGTCGCTGATCGGAAACGCCCGATGACCACCGCCGCCCCCGCGACGACCGCCGCCGACGCCGCCCCCGGCACCGCCCGGACCACCCCCGTACGCCGGATGCTGGCTCTCGGCCGGACCGAGACCACGCTGCTGCTGCGCAACCGGACCGCCCTGTTCATGGCCCTGGCGATGCCGCCCGTCATGATCGTCGGCCTGCGCGGGATCCTGGAGGCCCAGGCCGGGTCCCACCCCGGGATCGACCTCCACGCCACCCTGGTGAACGGTGTGGCCGGGCTGATCCTGATGATGGTCGTCTACTACAACCTGACCGGCTCCTTCGTGGCCCGGCGCGGCGAGCTGGTGCTCAAGCGGCTGCGCACCGGCGAGGCCTCGGACGTGGAGATCCTGGCGGGCACCGCGCTCCCCTCGGTGGTGCTGGCCCTGCTGCAGTGCGCCCTGCTCGGCGGCGCGGCGGCGGTCCTGATGGGCCTGCCGATGCCGGTGAACCCGCTCCTCATGATCATCGGGCTGACGCTGGCGATCGCTCTGCTGGGGGCCCTCGCTGCGGTGACCAGCTCCTTCACCAAGACGGTGGAGAGCGCCGGCCTCACCACCATGCCGCTGATGCTGCTCGCCCAGTTCGGCTCCGGCCTGCTGATCCCGCTGGAGACCATGCCGCAGCCGATCGCCGCGGCCTGCAAGACGCTGCCGACCACCCCGGCCTTCCAGCTGCTGCGGCTCGGCTGGTTCGGGACCGACGACGCGGACCCGGCCACCGACTTCCTCGGCACCTGGAGCCAGGGCGCCTTCCACCTCATGCTGGGCGTGCTGTGGACCGCCACCGCGTTCTGGGCCGCCCACCGCTGGTTCCGCTGGGAGCCCCGGCGCTGAGCACCGGCCCCGCACCCGCTCGGTCCACCGCGCACCCACCCGAGGCGCCCTCCGCCCCCGCACCCGGCGGAGGGCCGCGGGGCTGATAGGAAGGCACCGCACCATGCAGCAGCCACGGGGGGACGGGATGGGCGTCGACACACTGATCAGGCCGGTGACCCGGCCGGTGCGGAGCTGGCGGGCCCTCGGCAAGCCCCAGCGCACCGAGATGTACGTCCGCTGGTCGCTGTACCTGATGGCACCGATGCAGCTGTTCTTCGTGCTCCTCGCCATCGGCGCCAACCCCGACCTGGACCCTCCGGTCTGGGTGCTGCGCTTCGTGGTGGCCGCGGGCCTGGCCGACGCGGTGGTGATGGTGGTCACCCTGCGCGCCGGTCTCGACCACTACCTGGGCCGGCGCGACCTGCCGGTCGCCGCCCTGGCCACCGGCTTCGCCCTGGCCCTGGCGACGGTGTGGGGGGTGGCGCTGCTCGGGCCCGGTCCCGACGGGACCACGCCCACGGGAGCCCTCATGGCGCCGGTGGCGCTGCCCTTCTGGTTCGCCCCGATCAGTGTGGCGGTGCCGCCGCGACGGGCGGCGCTGGTGGCCGGCGCGATGATGGCGCTCGCCGTCCCGCCGCTGCTGGTCGGCGGGATGGGGGTGGGTGAGGCCGTCGGGGCGCTGACCGGCCTGTCCTTCGCTCTGGTCGTGGTCGCGGGCACCTGCCGCTGCTCGGCCTGGCTGGCCGGGGTGGTGTGGGAGCTGGACGCCGCCCGCGAGACCCAGTCCCAGCTGGCGGTGGCCCAGGAGCGGCTGCGGTTCTCCCGCGACCTGCACGACGTCCTGGGGCGCAACCTCACCACCATGGCGCTGAAGAGCGAGCTGGCCGTCCAGCTGGCGGTCCGCGGCCGCCCGGAGGCGGCAGACCAGATGACCGAGGTGCAGCGGATCGCCCAGGAGTCGCAGCGCGAGGTCCGCGACCTGGTGCGCGGCTACCGCTCGGCCGACCTGCAGGTCGAGCTGACCGGCGCCCGCTCGGTGCTGCGGTCGGCCGACGTGGCCTGCGAGGTCGACCTGGTGGCCGAGGTGGGGTCGCTGCCCGCCGCCGCGCAGTCGGTGCTGGGCTGGGTGGTCCGCGAGGCGACCACCAACGTGCTGCGGCACAGCGAGGCCGCGCACTGCCGGATCCGGCTGCGGACCGAGGACGGCCGCGCCCTGCTGGAGATCGAGAACGACGGGGTGCCGGCCGCCCCGGCCACCCCGGCCGGCTCCACCGGCGGCCACGGGCTGGCCGGGCTGCGCGAGCGGCTGGCCGCCCACGGCGGCGAGCTGCACCTGCCGGCCGCCGTGCCGGGCGCCTTCACGGTGCTGGCCGTCCTGCCGCTCGACACCACGGCCCCGGAGGTGCCGTCCCGATGACCGACCCCGTACGCGTCCTGCTGGCCGACGACGAGCACCTGATCCGCGGGGCGCTGGCCGCGCTGCTGTCGCTGGAGGTGGACATCACCGTGGTGGCCGAGGCCGCCTCCGGGCCGGAGGCGCTGGCCATGGCCAAGGCGCACCGGCCGGACGTCGCGGTGCTGGACCTGCAGATGCCCGGCCTGGACGGCATCGAGGTGGCGGCCGAGCTGCGCCACCGGCTGCCGGACTGCCGGACGATGATCGTGACCGGCCACGGCCGGCCCGGCTACCTGAAGCGGGCGCTGGAGGTGGGGGTCCGGGGGTTCCTGCCCAAGACGGTCTCCGCCTCCGACCTGGCCGGGATCATCCGGACCGTCCGGGCGGGCGGGCGGTACGTGGACCCGGAGCTGGCGGCGGACGCGATCAGCGCCGGGGACAGCCCGCTGACCCCGCGCGAGACGGACGTCCTGGAGCTGGCCGCGCACGGCACCTCGATCGCGGAGATCGCCGACCGGGCCGCGCTCTCCCCCGGGACGGTCCGCAACTACCTCTCCTCGGCGGCCGGCAAGCTCGGCGCGGAGAACCGCCACGCCGCGGTCCGGATCGCCCGCGAGCACGGCTGGATCTGACCGGGCGGGCCGCCCTCGGGACGGGTCCGGAACGCGGCCCGCCCGCCGCAGGGGGTGCGGCGGGCGGGTTCCGGGGCTCCGGGCCGGGCGGTCAGACCCAGGAGGTGCCGGTGAGGCGCTCGTAGGCCTCGATGTAGCGGGCCCGGGTCAGGTCGACCACCTTCTCCGGGAGCTCCGGCGGCGGGAGCTCGCCGGTGCGGTCCCAGCCCGACTCGGGCGAGGAGAGCCAGTTACGGATGATCTGCTTGTCGTACGACGGCTGGACCTGGCCCGGCTTCCACTCGTCGGCCGGCCAGAACCGCGAGGAGTCGGGGGTCAGCACCTCGTCGCCGATCACGAGTTCGTCCCCGGCGAGCCCGAACTCGAACTTGGTGTCGGCGAGGATGATCCCGCGCTCGCGGGCGATGTCGCGCGCCCGGCCGTAGACGGCCAGGGTGGTCTGTCGCAGGGTGGCCGCCAGCTCGGCGCCGATCCGGCGGGCGGTCTCCTCGTAGGAGACGTTCTCGTCGTGCTCGCCGACCTCCGCCTTGAGGGCCGGGGTGTAGATCGGGGCGGGCAGCTCGGAGCCGTCCTCCAGGCCCTCCGGCAGCGCGATGCCGCAGACCGTCCGGTCGGCGTCGTACTCCAGCAGGCCGGAGCCGGTCAGGTAGCCGCGCGCCACGCACTCCACCGGCACCATGTCCAGGGAGCGGCAGATCAGCGTCCGCCCGGCCCAGTCGGCGGGGGCGCCGGCCGGCAGCTCGGTGGAGAT
The window above is part of the Kitasatospora sp. HUAS MG31 genome. Proteins encoded here:
- a CDS encoding sensor histidine kinase; amino-acid sequence: MQQPRGDGMGVDTLIRPVTRPVRSWRALGKPQRTEMYVRWSLYLMAPMQLFFVLLAIGANPDLDPPVWVLRFVVAAGLADAVVMVVTLRAGLDHYLGRRDLPVAALATGFALALATVWGVALLGPGPDGTTPTGALMAPVALPFWFAPISVAVPPRRAALVAGAMMALAVPPLLVGGMGVGEAVGALTGLSFALVVVAGTCRCSAWLAGVVWELDAARETQSQLAVAQERLRFSRDLHDVLGRNLTTMALKSELAVQLAVRGRPEAADQMTEVQRIAQESQREVRDLVRGYRSADLQVELTGARSVLRSADVACEVDLVAEVGSLPAAAQSVLGWVVREATTNVLRHSEAAHCRIRLRTEDGRALLEIENDGVPAAPATPAGSTGGHGLAGLRERLAAHGGELHLPAAVPGAFTVLAVLPLDTTAPEVPSR
- a CDS encoding ABC transporter permease, giving the protein MTTAAPATTAADAAPGTARTTPVRRMLALGRTETTLLLRNRTALFMALAMPPVMIVGLRGILEAQAGSHPGIDLHATLVNGVAGLILMMVVYYNLTGSFVARRGELVLKRLRTGEASDVEILAGTALPSVVLALLQCALLGGAAAVLMGLPMPVNPLLMIIGLTLAIALLGALAAVTSSFTKTVESAGLTTMPLMLLAQFGSGLLIPLETMPQPIAAACKTLPTTPAFQLLRLGWFGTDDADPATDFLGTWSQGAFHLMLGVLWTATAFWAAHRWFRWEPRR
- a CDS encoding phosphoribosylaminoimidazolesuccinocarboxamide synthase — encoded protein: MSGFVTKPEPVQVPGLVHLHTGKVRDLYRAGNGDLVMVASDRTSAFDWVLPNEIPDKGRILTRLSLWWFERIADIVPNHVISTELPAGAPADWAGRTLICRSLDMVPVECVARGYLTGSGLLEYDADRTVCGIALPEGLEDGSELPAPIYTPALKAEVGEHDENVSYEETARRIGAELAATLRQTTLAVYGRARDIARERGIILADTKFEFGLAGDELVIGDEVLTPDSSRFWPADEWKPGQVQPSYDKQIIRNWLSSPESGWDRTGELPPPELPEKVVDLTRARYIEAYERLTGTSWV
- a CDS encoding response regulator transcription factor, encoding MTDPVRVLLADDEHLIRGALAALLSLEVDITVVAEAASGPEALAMAKAHRPDVAVLDLQMPGLDGIEVAAELRHRLPDCRTMIVTGHGRPGYLKRALEVGVRGFLPKTVSASDLAGIIRTVRAGGRYVDPELAADAISAGDSPLTPRETDVLELAAHGTSIAEIADRAALSPGTVRNYLSSAAGKLGAENRHAAVRIAREHGWI